Proteins co-encoded in one Timaviella obliquedivisa GSE-PSE-MK23-08B genomic window:
- a CDS encoding alpha/beta hydrolase, which yields MSKRIITLNSKPIAYQAAYWEAGETAPPILLLHGFMGNGECWRSLVSQLQPHRCISLDLFGFGESSKPMIRYDIAKLVNFVHQFTQDMGLEPFVIVGHSLGGWVGAAYALAYPDSVKGLVLAAPAGIRDDSFAGRYDWLRPLLWRTPVVDWGLNLAKPFARIMGKQQNLAQISGFRHELNAQPAPRSFLIDRLRPEDAIDTVEKEIHRLSLPTLVITGDRDETIPLWHSQTYATEILGAQLVIIPNADHALPQKNGAEMAEKILLFLADLEA from the coding sequence ATTTCAAAACGTATTATCACGCTCAACTCAAAACCGATCGCCTATCAAGCGGCATATTGGGAAGCCGGAGAAACAGCGCCGCCGATTCTTTTGCTGCATGGTTTTATGGGGAACGGTGAGTGCTGGCGATCGCTCGTTTCCCAGCTTCAGCCCCATCGCTGCATCAGCCTGGATCTGTTTGGCTTTGGCGAGTCTTCCAAGCCTATGATTCGCTACGACATCGCCAAACTAGTAAACTTCGTTCATCAGTTTACGCAAGATATGGGGCTGGAGCCTTTTGTGATTGTGGGGCATTCTCTAGGAGGTTGGGTAGGGGCTGCCTATGCGCTAGCGTACCCAGATTCAGTAAAAGGGCTAGTGTTGGCGGCTCCGGCGGGCATCCGAGACGATAGTTTTGCAGGACGGTACGATTGGCTGCGTCCCTTACTCTGGCGAACCCCTGTTGTAGATTGGGGGCTAAATTTAGCCAAGCCCTTCGCCAGGATAATGGGCAAGCAACAGAATCTAGCCCAAATTAGTGGGTTCCGCCACGAGCTAAATGCCCAGCCTGCACCCCGTTCTTTTTTGATCGATCGCCTTCGTCCTGAAGATGCGATCGATACAGTGGAGAAAGAAATTCATCGCTTAAGTTTGCCAACTTTAGTGATTACGGGCGATCGTGATGAAACCATTCCCTTGTGGCACAGCCAAACCTACGCTACTGAGATTTTGGGCGCGCAACTCGTGATTATTCCCAACGCCGATCATGCGTTGCCGCAAAAAAATGGGGCAGAAATGGCGGAGAAAATTTTGCTTTTCCTGGCTGACCTCGAAGCATAA
- a CDS encoding 4'-phosphopantetheinyl transferase superfamily protein: MLITSSEVHVWHAELDRPSTEIEQLIQILAPDEKQRSERFRFEKDQKKFVVARGLLRTILARYLSLSPDQVLFSYSSKGKPTIANVYSLGELYFNVSHSHNRALYAIALNRPVGIDLEHVRPIEAIDLSQRFFLPSEAIVIRSLIGAEQHQVFFRGWTQKEAYLKATGDGLGKLASVEVALTEPMRLVSIDGDVQIAAQWFVQEIAVNSGGVDVGGVGEYTAALVVKGSQPDIHYFSI, translated from the coding sequence ATGTTAATCACTTCTTCCGAAGTCCATGTTTGGCATGCAGAACTCGATCGCCCTTCCACAGAAATTGAGCAATTGATTCAGATTCTTGCTCCCGACGAAAAACAGCGATCGGAACGGTTCCGGTTCGAGAAAGATCAGAAAAAATTTGTGGTTGCTCGTGGGTTACTAAGAACGATATTGGCGCGTTACCTATCACTATCACCCGATCAAGTTCTGTTTTCTTACAGCAGCAAAGGAAAGCCTACGATCGCCAATGTTTACTCTTTAGGAGAACTGTATTTTAACGTTTCCCATTCCCATAACAGAGCACTGTATGCGATCGCTCTCAATCGTCCAGTCGGCATTGATTTAGAGCACGTCCGTCCTATTGAAGCTATTGACCTTTCCCAGCGATTTTTCTTGCCCTCAGAAGCGATCGTGATTCGATCGCTGATTGGAGCAGAGCAACACCAAGTTTTTTTTAGAGGTTGGACTCAAAAAGAGGCATATCTCAAAGCCACGGGTGATGGATTAGGAAAACTGGCATCGGTAGAAGTTGCGCTAACGGAACCGATGAGACTGGTTAGTATAGACGGCGATGTTCAGATCGCCGCCCAATGGTTTGTTCAAGAAATAGCGGTGAATTCTGGCGGTGTAGATGTTGGCGGTGTAGGAGAATATACAGCGGCTCTGGTGGTAAAAGGCTCACAGCCAGACATTCACTACTTTTCAATTTGA
- the glsA gene encoding glutaminase A has product MSDIQTHQHSDLKIHPLQTYLKELHQEHQPLQSGKVADYIPELAKMNPDWFGICVVTADGQIFEVGDTDQRFTIQSISKVFVQGLALEDHGREYLLSKVGVEPTGDAFNAIVLDEQSKRPYNPMVNAGAIATTSRIKGSSHTERLNRMLDMFRRYIGHDVSVDISTFVSEKTTGSRNRAMAYLMHNFGMIDVRVEEALDLYFQQCSLTVTCRDLAVMAATLANRGVNPITGDRAVEAKYIRDILSVMYTCGMYNFAGEWGYTVGLPAKSGVSGGIITVVPNQIGVAVFSPPLDVRGNSVRGVKVCEAFSEQFGLHLFDSSMGCQTFLERLASGVI; this is encoded by the coding sequence ATGTCAGATATTCAAACCCATCAGCACTCCGACTTAAAAATTCACCCGTTGCAAACGTACCTTAAAGAATTGCACCAAGAACATCAGCCGCTGCAATCGGGAAAAGTTGCAGACTACATTCCCGAACTGGCAAAGATGAATCCAGATTGGTTTGGCATCTGTGTTGTCACGGCAGACGGGCAAATTTTTGAAGTGGGAGATACAGACCAACGATTTACGATTCAATCGATTTCTAAGGTATTTGTGCAAGGGCTGGCGCTGGAGGATCATGGGCGAGAATACTTGCTGTCGAAGGTAGGGGTAGAACCCACGGGAGATGCATTTAATGCGATCGTTTTAGATGAACAATCGAAGCGTCCCTACAACCCAATGGTGAATGCTGGGGCGATCGCGACTACCAGCCGGATCAAAGGTTCTAGCCACACCGAACGGCTCAATCGCATGTTGGATATGTTTCGGCGCTACATTGGACATGATGTGTCGGTTGATATTTCTACCTTTGTGTCCGAGAAGACGACCGGATCTCGGAACCGAGCAATGGCGTATTTGATGCATAATTTTGGCATGATTGATGTGCGGGTGGAAGAAGCCCTTGATTTATATTTTCAACAGTGTTCGCTTACAGTTACTTGCCGAGATTTGGCAGTTATGGCAGCAACTTTGGCAAATCGGGGCGTTAATCCAATCACGGGCGATCGGGCAGTTGAGGCGAAATATATTCGAGATATTCTTTCAGTGATGTACACCTGCGGCATGTACAACTTTGCTGGAGAATGGGGCTATACAGTCGGACTTCCGGCAAAAAGTGGCGTTTCTGGAGGAATTATTACTGTAGTACCCAATCAAATCGGGGTGGCAGTTTTTTCGCCGCCATTGGATGTGCGAGGAAACAGCGTGCGCGGCGTGAAGGTCTGCGAGGCGTTTTCAGAACAGTTTGGGCTACATTTGTTTGACTCATCAATGGGGTGCCAAACGTTTTTAGAGCGACTAGCATCTGGGGTAATTTAG
- a CDS encoding insulinase family protein — translation MPLRKIRPYLLIGMLLSLLLGAFIPPTIALPPSPATASITAGVQKKVLDNGLTVLTKEVHIAPVVSVQVWYKVGSRNEPAGQNGISHQLEHLMFKGTIDRPIQFGRLFSALGSQSNAFTSYDETAYFGTVERDKLNALLVLEADRLENSTIEDAQLTSEKRVVISELQGYENSPNYRLDRAVMKAAFPNRAYGLPVGGTKADVQNFSLQQVQDYYKKYYTPDNATLVVTGDFDTAETLQTIQQTFGKLPQRQTIASLPQISASNTTSSQTASSRTAVPQTLSQSARSTREPIVLREPGSSPLLQMVYPLPDIKHPDVPAIDLMDMILTGGRSSRLYQNLVESGLASSVSAYPAEMLEPGWYNISATAAPGQELATIQQVLQQSLTEIQEKPVSAEELQRAKVQLQAAFVLNNQDISSQASQLAYNQTIAGDYQYSDRYLQAIEQVTLADIQRVAKTYLDPAQGTVGIFEPTSIDGTSGSSSSGRITENFSPGAPVDPAEVARYLPPAIAMDNRPQPLPEELILSNGLRILLLKDSSASTVNLSGYVDAGSAYDSAEKAGIALLTSENLMNGTQSQDALALAKSLEDIGSSLDFNVNREGVDIGGSALAKDLPQLVSTLADVLQNASFPRDQIELSRQRELSSLKSQLDNPQVLARRIFQQAIYPIKHPFHAFPTEDSLKQVTQSDVVQFYKTHYRPDTTLVALVGDFEVAAVRSLFEKNLGTWKATGDRPKLNVSAISLPASTARLNSVMPGKAEAVTMLGYGGISRQDPRFYAALVMNQILGGDTLASRLGTEVRDRQGLTYGIYSYFQSGIYPGPFLVFMQTSPEDANKAIDSTVALLRQFQEGITIAELEAAKRSLTSSYPVDLSDPRSLASEIASNAAYGLSRDEIRQFPQQIEAVTIAQVQQTIRELIHPDQLVIVTAGP, via the coding sequence ATGCCTCTCCGAAAAATTCGCCCTTACCTACTTATTGGAATGCTGCTCAGCTTACTTCTGGGCGCTTTTATTCCTCCTACGATCGCCCTCCCTCCTTCCCCAGCAACAGCATCGATTACAGCAGGGGTTCAGAAAAAAGTTTTAGACAATGGCTTAACGGTATTGACCAAAGAAGTTCATATTGCTCCAGTCGTAAGTGTACAGGTTTGGTACAAGGTAGGCTCACGTAACGAACCCGCAGGTCAGAACGGTATTTCGCACCAGCTAGAACACTTAATGTTCAAGGGTACAATCGATCGCCCGATTCAATTTGGTCGGCTTTTTAGCGCCTTGGGCAGCCAATCTAACGCCTTTACCAGCTACGACGAAACGGCGTACTTTGGCACAGTCGAGCGCGACAAACTCAATGCACTGCTAGTTCTAGAAGCCGATCGCCTGGAGAACTCTACCATCGAAGATGCGCAGCTTACCAGCGAAAAACGGGTGGTGATTTCCGAGTTACAAGGTTACGAAAATAGCCCCAACTATCGCCTCGATCGCGCGGTCATGAAAGCTGCTTTTCCCAATCGCGCTTACGGTCTACCTGTCGGTGGAACCAAAGCAGATGTTCAAAACTTCAGCCTTCAACAAGTCCAAGATTATTACAAAAAATATTACACGCCTGATAACGCGACTTTGGTTGTAACAGGCGACTTCGATACTGCCGAAACGCTCCAAACCATTCAACAAACTTTTGGTAAACTTCCTCAACGCCAAACGATCGCATCTTTACCGCAGATATCTGCATCAAACACAACCTCATCACAAACAGCCTCATCACGAACAGCCGTGCCGCAAACCTTATCCCAATCGGCTCGTTCTACCCGCGAACCTATTGTTTTGCGAGAACCGGGTAGTTCGCCTCTGTTGCAAATGGTCTATCCATTACCCGATATTAAACATCCTGATGTACCCGCAATTGACCTGATGGATATGATCCTGACGGGTGGGCGGAGTTCGCGGTTGTATCAAAATTTGGTGGAGTCAGGTCTGGCAAGTTCGGTAAGCGCTTATCCAGCGGAAATGCTAGAACCTGGATGGTATAACATTTCTGCAACCGCAGCGCCCGGACAAGAGTTAGCAACCATTCAGCAGGTACTTCAGCAATCTTTAACCGAAATTCAAGAAAAACCTGTGAGTGCTGAAGAGCTTCAACGGGCAAAAGTGCAGCTTCAGGCGGCGTTTGTGTTGAACAATCAAGATATTAGTAGCCAAGCCAGTCAGCTTGCTTATAACCAAACAATCGCTGGAGATTATCAATACAGCGATCGCTATTTACAAGCGATCGAGCAAGTCACGCTTGCCGATATTCAGCGCGTGGCAAAAACTTATCTTGATCCGGCTCAAGGAACCGTGGGCATTTTCGAGCCGACTTCAATAGATGGCACGTCTGGCTCATCAAGCAGTGGTCGCATCACTGAAAACTTTAGTCCTGGTGCGCCCGTCGATCCGGCAGAAGTAGCGCGATATTTGCCACCCGCGATCGCCATGGATAATCGACCTCAGCCCTTACCCGAAGAGCTAATCTTGTCCAACGGATTGAGGATTTTGTTGCTTAAAGATAGCAGCGCTTCTACAGTTAATTTAAGCGGATATGTCGATGCAGGCAGCGCTTACGATAGTGCTGAGAAAGCAGGGATAGCACTTTTAACTTCTGAAAACTTGATGAATGGGACTCAAAGTCAAGATGCATTGGCTTTGGCAAAGTCATTAGAGGATATTGGTTCTAGCCTGGATTTCAATGTCAATCGAGAAGGTGTGGACATTGGCGGCAGCGCTTTAGCTAAAGATTTACCACAGCTTGTTTCCACGTTGGCAGATGTGTTGCAAAATGCATCCTTTCCACGTGACCAGATTGAACTAAGCCGCCAGCGAGAATTAAGCAGCCTTAAATCCCAACTCGACAATCCTCAAGTGTTGGCACGTCGAATCTTTCAGCAAGCCATCTATCCCATCAAGCATCCTTTTCATGCGTTTCCAACTGAAGACAGTCTTAAGCAGGTGACTCAAAGTGATGTGGTGCAATTTTATAAAACTCACTATCGACCCGATACAACGTTAGTGGCACTGGTGGGAGATTTTGAGGTGGCAGCGGTGCGATCGCTTTTTGAAAAAAACTTAGGTACCTGGAAAGCTACTGGCGATCGCCCTAAACTAAATGTTTCAGCAATTTCTTTACCTGCTTCTACCGCTCGCCTTAACTCAGTAATGCCGGGCAAAGCCGAAGCGGTGACAATGCTAGGATACGGTGGTATTTCGCGTCAAGATCCTCGTTTTTATGCAGCGTTAGTGATGAATCAAATTTTGGGTGGCGATACGTTGGCAAGTCGGCTAGGAACCGAAGTTCGCGATCGCCAAGGGCTGACCTACGGCATTTATAGCTACTTCCAAAGTGGCATTTATCCGGGGCCTTTCCTAGTGTTTATGCAAACGTCTCCTGAAGATGCAAATAAGGCAATTGATAGCACAGTTGCGCTGTTGCGACAGTTTCAGGAAGGCATTACGATCGCAGAATTAGAGGCAGCCAAGCGATCGCTCACCAGCAGCTATCCAGTGGATCTTTCTGATCCCAGGTCTTTAGCTTCTGAGATTGCTAGCAATGCTGCTTACGGCTTAAGCCGCGATGAAATTCGTCAGTTTCCGCAACAGATCGAAGCTGTGACGATCGCCCAAGTTCAGCAAACCATCCGAGAACTCATTCACCCCGACCAACTCGTCATTGTTACTGCTGGGCCCTGA
- the eno gene encoding phosphopyruvate hydratase, with product MMDALDTAIEAIEAREILDSRGRPTIEAEVYLANGAVGLAQVPSGASTGTFEAHELRDGDARRYGGKGVLRAVVNVDEKITPKLKGMDALNQGLIDATMIAIDGSPNKSNLGANAILGVSLATAKAAANALDLPLYRYLGGPLANLLPVPLMNVINGGAHADNNVDIQEFMIVPVGASSFSEALRWGAEVFSSLSSVLKDKGLLTGVGDEGGFAPNLKSNQAALDLLMTAIEQAGYRPGEDIALALDVAANEILKDGQYVYDGSAHAPGEMVDYLVSLTNQYPIVSIEDGLAEEDWENWQILTEELGNRIQLVGDDLFVTNITRLKRGIEMVAGNSILIKLNQIGSLTETLETIDMAQRNAYTAVISHRSGETEDTTIADLSVATRAGQIKTGSLCRSERVAKYNRLLRIEAELGKQAIYAGAAGLGPT from the coding sequence ATGATGGATGCACTCGATACTGCCATTGAAGCGATCGAAGCCAGAGAAATCTTAGATTCGCGGGGACGACCCACGATCGAGGCTGAGGTTTATTTAGCAAATGGTGCCGTTGGTTTAGCTCAAGTACCTAGTGGCGCATCGACGGGAACTTTTGAAGCGCACGAATTGCGTGATGGAGATGCCCGGCGCTATGGTGGCAAAGGAGTTCTTCGGGCAGTTGTCAATGTGGATGAAAAAATTACGCCCAAGCTCAAGGGCATGGACGCGCTGAATCAAGGGTTGATCGATGCCACCATGATTGCGATCGATGGTTCTCCTAACAAGTCTAATTTAGGTGCAAATGCCATTTTGGGCGTGTCATTGGCAACGGCAAAGGCAGCCGCGAATGCCTTAGATTTACCGCTATATCGCTATTTGGGCGGTCCTTTGGCGAACCTTTTGCCAGTGCCGTTGATGAATGTGATTAATGGCGGCGCTCATGCCGATAACAATGTGGATATTCAGGAGTTCATGATTGTGCCTGTGGGTGCATCAAGCTTTAGTGAAGCGTTGCGCTGGGGTGCAGAAGTCTTTAGCAGCCTCAGTTCGGTGTTAAAGGATAAGGGTTTGTTGACGGGTGTAGGCGATGAAGGCGGCTTTGCACCTAACCTGAAGTCGAATCAGGCGGCGTTGGATTTGTTGATGACAGCGATCGAGCAAGCGGGCTATCGTCCGGGAGAAGATATAGCATTAGCGCTGGATGTGGCTGCCAATGAGATCTTAAAAGATGGACAATATGTTTATGATGGGTCGGCACATGCTCCGGGTGAGATGGTTGATTATTTGGTGAGTTTGACCAATCAGTACCCGATCGTTTCCATTGAGGACGGTTTGGCTGAGGAAGATTGGGAGAATTGGCAGATATTGACCGAGGAATTGGGCAACCGGATTCAGCTTGTGGGCGATGACCTGTTTGTCACTAACATTACCCGCTTAAAGCGAGGCATTGAGATGGTGGCTGGCAACTCGATTTTGATTAAGCTCAACCAAATCGGTTCTCTGACTGAAACCCTGGAAACCATTGATATGGCTCAACGCAACGCCTACACGGCGGTCATCAGTCACCGCTCTGGCGAAACAGAAGATACCACGATCGCCGATCTCTCCGTTGCAACTCGTGCCGGACAAATTAAAACGGGTTCGCTTTGCCGCAGTGAGCGAGTGGCTAAATACAACCGTTTGTTGCGCATTGAGGCAGAACTGGGCAAGCAAGCGATTTATGCAGGTGCCGCAGGTTTAGGGCCCACCTAA
- a CDS encoding type II toxin-antitoxin system HicA family toxin, with product MGRLRVLSAQQVCSILEQNNFVLVRQRGSHIIMQKRTEDSTITVPVPNYSEIRIGTLQSIIRQSGLQRALFEVH from the coding sequence TTGGGTAGGCTGCGAGTTTTGTCTGCCCAGCAAGTTTGTTCCATTCTTGAGCAGAATAATTTTGTTCTAGTGCGGCAGCGTGGGAGCCACATCATCATGCAAAAGCGAACGGAAGATTCAACGATTACTGTGCCTGTACCCAATTATTCAGAGATTCGGATTGGTACGTTGCAATCCATCATCCGTCAGTCGGGATTGCAGAGAGCATTGTTCGAGGTGCATTAG
- a CDS encoding cytochrome b N-terminal domain-containing protein, producing MKTLDYRFALQRVTTILAVVALSLVLLAGITGIALAFYYEPTAGGAHRSLEFITRDVSGGVIIRSLHNIAGNALIVVALIQLVVMFLGRQFRPSWLGAWVSGIFLALVAIGASWTAIILDWDQTGYWRFKLEMKTVESIPVVGASLREILTGGGVGSLAVEHMYTIHSYLLSAIAVILSVLHLAALVYQERERQQFSKTLDQFISDS from the coding sequence GCTTCAACGAGTCACAACTATCTTGGCAGTGGTTGCCCTATCCCTCGTCCTATTAGCAGGGATTACAGGAATTGCATTAGCTTTTTACTACGAGCCTACGGCGGGGGGCGCTCACCGCTCATTGGAGTTTATTACTCGCGATGTCTCTGGCGGTGTCATTATCCGTAGCTTGCATAATATTGCTGGTAATGCGCTGATTGTGGTGGCATTGATACAGTTAGTCGTGATGTTTTTAGGGCGGCAGTTCCGTCCGAGTTGGTTGGGGGCTTGGGTCAGCGGAATTTTTCTGGCGTTGGTGGCGATCGGTGCCAGCTGGACTGCCATTATTTTGGACTGGGATCAGACGGGCTACTGGCGGTTCAAGCTGGAAATGAAAACAGTTGAGTCGATTCCGGTGGTCGGTGCCTCGTTACGCGAAATCCTAACGGGTGGAGGGGTCGGTTCGTTGGCAGTGGAGCACATGTATACGATACATAGCTACCTGTTGTCGGCGATCGCCGTTATCCTATCGGTGCTACACCTAGCTGCTCTCGTTTACCAAGAGCGCGAACGTCAGCAATTTAGCAAAACATTGGATCAGTTCATCTCTGATTCTTAG
- the gloA gene encoding lactoylglutathione lyase — MRLLHTMLRVGDLDQSLKFYCEVLGMKLLRQKEYPAGEFTLAFVGYGDESDNAVIELTYNWGVEKYDLGNAYGHIALGVDDIYGTCAMIRVQGGKITRDPGPMKHGSTVIAFVEDPDGYKVELIQLKKPGQ; from the coding sequence ATGCGATTACTGCACACAATGTTGCGAGTTGGTGACTTAGACCAGTCTCTTAAGTTCTACTGTGAGGTGCTGGGCATGAAGCTGTTGCGCCAAAAAGAATATCCGGCTGGCGAGTTTACGCTGGCATTTGTGGGCTATGGCGATGAGTCGGATAATGCTGTGATTGAGTTGACTTATAACTGGGGTGTAGAAAAATACGATTTGGGCAATGCTTACGGACATATTGCCTTGGGAGTGGATGATATTTACGGCACCTGTGCGATGATTCGCGTTCAGGGTGGCAAGATAACCCGCGATCCTGGCCCAATGAAACATGGCTCAACAGTAATTGCGTTTGTGGAAGACCCGGATGGTTACAAAGTGGAATTAATTCAGCTTAAAAAGCCTGGACAATGA
- a CDS encoding type II toxin-antitoxin system HicB family antitoxin, with protein MRSQQFTAIIEREGNGYVSFCPQLDIASQGETVEDARKNLIEALELFFETADSTEVKNRLHGEVFVTNLEVNVG; from the coding sequence ATGCGTAGTCAGCAGTTCACTGCAATTATCGAACGCGAAGGAAACGGATATGTTTCGTTCTGTCCGCAGCTTGATATTGCTAGTCAGGGAGAGACAGTTGAAGATGCGCGAAAAAATTTGATCGAAGCGCTTGAATTATTTTTTGAAACGGCTGACAGCACTGAAGTAAAAAATAGATTACATGGCGAAGTGTTTGTGACTAACCTTGAGGTGAACGTTGGGTAG
- a CDS encoding EamA family transporter, with the protein MLLNATESKTINPLLLIAPFFLWGTAMVAMKGTIDHTTPLFMAGVRLVPAGVLILGAARYMGKPQPKTWMAWLWIALFALVDGTLFQGFLAEGLQRTGAGLGSVMIDSQPLAVALMARFLFGEQVGLWGWLGLAFGVLGISLLGLPQDLIAGMLHGGSAVSVDFLEQLLQNGQWLMLLAALSMAVGTVMVRYVCRYVDPVVATGWHMILGGLPLFGLSGFWESEQWIHLQWTDWMSLTYSTVFGSAIAYALFFFFAATGNLTSLSSLTFLTPIFALLFGNLFLSETLDPLQWFGVGLTLISIYLINQREQLLQKFEKTPDLGSAAVVELESE; encoded by the coding sequence ATGCTGCTCAACGCTACCGAATCTAAAACTATTAATCCACTTTTACTGATTGCGCCCTTCTTCCTGTGGGGCACTGCAATGGTGGCAATGAAAGGCACCATTGACCACACTACGCCTCTATTCATGGCAGGCGTTCGTCTCGTTCCGGCAGGGGTGCTGATTTTAGGTGCTGCCCGGTATATGGGCAAGCCTCAGCCCAAAACCTGGATGGCTTGGCTGTGGATTGCGCTATTTGCATTAGTCGATGGCACCTTGTTCCAGGGCTTCTTGGCAGAAGGATTGCAGCGAACTGGGGCGGGTTTAGGCTCGGTGATGATTGACTCGCAGCCGTTGGCGGTGGCGTTGATGGCGCGGTTTTTGTTTGGCGAACAAGTGGGGCTGTGGGGCTGGCTGGGCTTGGCGTTTGGCGTGTTGGGAATTAGCCTATTAGGATTGCCGCAGGACTTAATTGCAGGAATGTTGCATGGAGGCAGCGCGGTTAGCGTTGATTTTCTAGAGCAATTGCTACAAAACGGGCAGTGGTTAATGCTGTTGGCGGCGTTGTCGATGGCGGTGGGCACTGTGATGGTGCGGTATGTCTGTCGCTATGTTGATCCGGTGGTGGCGACGGGTTGGCACATGATTTTGGGCGGGTTGCCGCTGTTTGGTTTGTCGGGTTTCTGGGAGTCGGAACAGTGGATACATTTGCAGTGGACAGATTGGATGTCATTGACTTATTCGACAGTGTTTGGCAGCGCGATCGCCTATGCTCTATTCTTTTTCTTTGCTGCTACAGGTAACCTGACTAGCTTAAGCTCTTTAACCTTCCTAACACCCATCTTTGCGCTTTTATTTGGCAACCTATTTTTGTCAGAAACCCTTGATCCGTTGCAGTGGTTTGGCGTTGGTTTAACGCTTATCAGCATCTATTTAATTAATCAGCGTGAACAGCTTTTACAAAAGTTTGAGAAGACCCCAGACTTAGGTTCGGCAGCAGTAGTAGAATTGGAGTCAGAATAG
- a CDS encoding actin-binding WH2 domain-containing protein — translation MKHFAVLITLLRDRKKFLTEIRQNVKIERKITSLLIASSAFFAVYGAIIGASSSWQQVLSSAIKLPALYLITLLICLPTLYFFDILFGSKLTFGQYAALILTTVSVISVLLFSFAPVTLFFLISIHEYNFFLLFNVAIFTITGLVGVKMFYEGMRSVTTAEDRLRLIDADLSVAPIDDFLPSGTISKAVSRSAEEDADDGLQKTRTRLLQLWLVLYAMVGCQLGWTLRPFFGAPGETFNLFRNLEGNFYSQVWRSLLTLLGAQ, via the coding sequence ATGAAACACTTTGCCGTTTTGATTACGCTGTTGCGCGATCGCAAAAAATTCTTAACCGAAATTCGCCAGAACGTAAAAATTGAGCGGAAAATTACTTCGCTGTTAATTGCAAGCTCTGCTTTCTTTGCCGTTTATGGAGCTATCATTGGTGCCTCAAGTAGCTGGCAACAGGTTCTTTCATCTGCAATTAAACTGCCTGCGCTGTATTTAATTACCTTGCTAATTTGCTTGCCAACCCTGTACTTTTTTGACATTTTATTTGGTTCTAAGCTTACCTTCGGTCAGTATGCTGCACTCATTCTCACAACCGTTTCAGTCATTAGCGTTCTACTATTCAGTTTTGCACCCGTAACTCTGTTTTTTCTCATTTCCATTCACGAGTACAATTTCTTCTTACTGTTTAACGTCGCCATTTTCACAATTACCGGATTGGTCGGCGTGAAGATGTTCTATGAAGGAATGCGATCGGTCACAACAGCAGAAGACAGGCTCCGGTTGATTGATGCAGATCTTAGTGTTGCCCCCATTGATGATTTTCTACCGAGTGGAACAATTTCTAAAGCCGTTAGCCGTTCGGCAGAGGAAGATGCAGACGATGGATTGCAGAAAACACGAACTCGACTGCTGCAACTCTGGCTCGTGCTGTACGCAATGGTGGGCTGCCAATTGGGATGGACATTGCGCCCTTTCTTTGGTGCACCCGGTGAAACCTTTAACTTGTTCCGAAACTTAGAAGGCAACTTTTATAGTCAAGTTTGGCGGAGTTTGTTGACTTTATTGGGCGCTCAATAA